Proteins co-encoded in one Brassica oleracea var. oleracea cultivar TO1000 chromosome C4, BOL, whole genome shotgun sequence genomic window:
- the LOC106338811 gene encoding glutathione S-transferase T3-like yields MDYNPYQNGSNFVDLLTSQQESVFGHSQDPFTATQRSEETFVERRERRTWTPRDDIVLISAWLNTSKDPVVGNEQRSGDFWKRVGAYFAASPKAAKRGKTSGQNDNDVLKKAHEIFYTNHKKFRLEHAFMELRHDQKWCDLSSSKTEGSSRKRKYEDGAQSSTSHATEANTSEADEASNRPPGVKAAKARGKKTTSDEIPLSKFQTMWSIKQQDLVVKERLSKMSLLDSLIGKEGPLTDSEEALKKKLITDLLSV; encoded by the exons ATGGATTATAATCCATATCAGAATGGGTCTAATTTTGTTGATCTTCTAACCAGTCAACAAGAAAGTGTCTTCGGTCATTCACAAGATCCCTTCACGGCCACTCAACGTAGTGAAGAGACTTTTGTTGAGCGTAGAGAACGCCGCACATGGACACCTAGAGATGACATTGTCCTCATAAGCGCATGGCTCAACACAAGTAAAGACCCGGTGGTTGGAAATGAGCAGCGTTCAGGTGATTTCTGGAAGCGAGTTGGAGCCTACTTCGCGGCAAGCCCGAAG GCTGCAAAGAGGGGGAAAACAAGTGGACAAAATGACAATGACGTTCTGAAGAAAGCACATGAGATCTTCTACACGAACCATAAGAAGTTCAGACTCGAGCATGCGTTTATGGAGCTGCGTCACGACCAGAAATGGTGTGATCTTTCAAGCTCTAAAACCGAAGGAAGCTCAAGGAAGAGGAAATATGAGGACGGTGCACAATCTTCAACCTCTCACGCTACTGAAGCTAACACGTCTGAAGCTGATGAAGCAAGCAATCGACCACCGGGTGTGAAGGCGGCTAAGGCGCGGGGTAAGAAAACGACGTCTGATGAGATACCTCTGTCTAAGTTTCAGACGATGTGGTCCATTAAACAACAGGATCTTGTTGTCAAAGAAAGGCTATCCAAGATGTCTCTGCTTGATAGTCTTATTGGAAAAGAAGGACCACTAACTGACTCTGAGGAAGCTCTGAAGAAGAAGCTGATCACTGACTTGTTGTCTGTTTGA